A window of Cetobacterium somerae ATCC BAA-474 genomic DNA:
AGAGACTATTTAACATTAAAAAATAATAAGATACCCAATAAATCAAAGGTATTTGAGGTCTTTAAAGAGTTTTATTTAAAAGATAGTTGTATATTAAAAGAGATAAAGGAATATTCTGAATGCTATGCACTTATTTTAAAACCAATTGAAGAGAAAGATAAAGATGTTAGAAAGAAATTAAAATATTTAAAAGCACTAGATCAAACAGTTTTAAATCCTTTTTTAATGGGAATACTAAAAGATTATAGAGAAAAAACAGTTTCTAAAGATGAGTTGATTAAAATAGTGGACTTATTAGAAAGTTATATTTGGAGAAGATATATTACAGGAGAACCATCTAATGCATTAAATAAAATATTTATGAGTTTATATTCCAAAATTGATAAGAACAACTATTATAATTCATTTGCAGATATAATAATAAAACAAAATTTTCCTTTAGGTGAAGAGCTAAAATATCAATTAAAAGTAAAGCCAGTATATAAAGATAGAAATAAAATAAACTATGTTTTTGAAAGACTAGAAAATTACTATCATAACGAACTTATTGATTTTGAAAATGAAAAAATAACTATAGAGCATATTTTTCCTCAAAATCCTGGAAAAGGGTGGCATGAAAATTTTAGCAATGAAGAGTTTGAACAGATGAATTCACTAAAAGATACAATATCTAATCTAACATTAACAGGAAGTAATTCTAATTTAGGAAATAAATCATTTTTAGATAAAAGAGATAACGAGCAACATGGCCACAAAAATAGTAAGCTTTATTTAAATAAATGGTTAGGACAACAAGAAAAATGGAATATCTTGAAGTTAGATGAAAGGTTTGAAAATATTTTTGAAGATATTTTAAATATATGGCATAGACCATTTTTAGAAGCTGCAGTAGATGCAAAAGATTTAATCTTTTTTACTAAAGGACCTAGATCTTCAGGAAGTGGAAAGTTGAAAAACAATAGTTTTTTAGTTTTAAAAGGTAGTACAGCAAGTAAGGAGCAAACTGCAGGTATCGGAGTAAAGAATATAAAAATTATAGAAAAGTTACTAGATTTGAATATATTAAAGGAAGAGGATAATAAATATATTTTTGAAAAGGA
This region includes:
- a CDS encoding DUF4357 domain-containing protein produces the protein MEAKQRKIIDLFSEANTQFTIPVYQRNYNWEEKQCKILLDDIVTLAKNKDIISHFVGSIVYIHEGVYALGVKELNIIDGQQRMTTLTLLFLAICHSFKKINSVAMFNRTYNRYIIDEYIERDIKFKLIPPEDNLILLENIINENSSKVEEFRDRNMVKNYRFFLESLKDLSEDELKEIIVGIEKLIYVDIALEKGKDDPQKIFESLNSTGLDLSQSDLIRNYILMDLERSEQNKIYKEIWVPIENSCKISDGSKLNSYVSDFIRDYLTLKNNKIPNKSKVFEVFKEFYLKDSCILKEIKEYSECYALILKPIEEKDKDVRKKLKYLKALDQTVLNPFLMGILKDYREKTVSKDELIKIVDLLESYIWRRYITGEPSNALNKIFMSLYSKIDKNNYYNSFADIIIKQNFPLGEELKYQLKVKPVYKDRNKINYVFERLENYYHNELIDFENEKITIEHIFPQNPGKGWHENFSNEEFEQMNSLKDTISNLTLTGSNSNLGNKSFLDKRDNEQHGHKNSKLYLNKWLGQQEKWNILKLDERFENIFEDILNIWHRPFLEAAVDAKDLIFFTKGPRSSGSGKLKNNSFLVLKGSTASKEQTAGIGVKNIKIIEKLLDLNILKEEDNKYIFEKDYLFSSPSTAARVVLGRSANGWTEWKTFDGKLLDEFRVKED